The following coding sequences are from one Scomber japonicus isolate fScoJap1 chromosome 3, fScoJap1.pri, whole genome shotgun sequence window:
- the klhdc7a gene encoding kelch domain-containing protein 7A: MPIAELLGVQFDMQLLLKLSLSVAVAILVSWAYRFYSSRGVKKSELCDKNNKEPQNATCQNCKTTLRCQSSTEHDTDDGEEQLRPTDKDSATEDLTSDSTKEMPAEACLHQEEKKSGMSSTTGRRSPCFLQKLEGIVGVGRELRQDLEHQGAYSSFLSKAEIKVEDANVVLEGTGDQIVRGKIYDYYVESTSHSITDSNTVLGQYEWNAESQPGEFGSDRGSLTESPSSLSPIIMRDLVLPQSTVKDPSSLGSLQLRPPSRPTLLRKESYLSAAEQSELSMPFATSRTTHSLASTSNESISVHPMICPSTGNKGLNVRQGSGLQTATGVPFLHLSAKTLDGTDLESLKSKLDLGNCLEALCLAKQWGQNPVQQAALGVMSDNYLQVLRDPNLYGRLMAGEREQIQKQRMRGRRFLMVADIDPQDWARNTGGHTTEKEERSMSSAVYYYDDYKDAWHTLCLIPQEVVSKACAMCTMDNYLFVAVGCQVTDREMIPSKRVFCYNPLTSIWKEISPMNEARPRCKLAALEGYIYAIGGECLSTVERYDPRLDRWTFVAPLPNDTFAVAHHVTVCNGELFVSGGTLRCMLLRFSPKTNIWRPSLLAGSKDRTADIMAVGRFLYRFDVSPLLGVSVYRYHTVARLWYECSSKRLLHCPAFQCVAIDDTIYCVSRQFTMRFEADEISPAFKDEDLSVLPAAKGILFPFVLSLPDKKPRQTSV; the protein is encoded by the exons ATGCCTATTGCAGAGCTTTTGGGAGTCCAGTTCGACATGCAGCTACTGTTGAAACTGAGTCTCTCTGTGGCTGTGGCGATTCTGGTGTCTTGGGCTTACAGATTCTACAGCTCCAGGGGTGTGAAGAAAAGTGAGCTctgtgacaaaaacaacaaagagccACAAAATGCAACCTGCCAAAACTGCAAGACAACACTGCGATGTCAGAGCTCAACAGAACATGATACTGATGATGGGGAAGAACAACTTAGGCCCACGGACAAAGACTCAGCCACTGAAGATCTGACATCAGACAGCACTAAGGAAATGCCAGCAGAAGCATGTCTGCACCAAGAGGAAAAGA AGAGTGGGATGTCCAGTACCACAGGGCGCCGCTCACCTTGCTTTTTGCAGAAGCTAGAAGGCATTGTGGGTGTGGGCAGGGAGTTAAGGCAGGACTTGGAGCACCAGGGGGCCTACTCCAGCTTCCTCTCCAAGGCAGAGATCAAAGTGGAGGATGCTAACGTGGTGCTGGAAGGAACAGGAGACCAGATTGTGCGTGGAAAGATATATGACTACTATGTTGAGTCCACCTCTCATTCTATTACAGACTCAAACACTGTGCTGGGTCAGTATGAGTGGAACGCTGAGTCACAGCCAGGGGAGTTTGGAAGTGATCGTGGCAGCCTCACCgaatctccttcctctctgagCCCCATCATTATGCGTGATCTGGTTTTACCACAAAGCACCGTCAAGGATCCCTCCTCACTAGGAAGCCTCCAGCTGAGGCCCCCCTCAAGGCCTACACTCCTACGCAAGGAGAGCTATCTGTCTGCAGCAGAGCAGTCTGAGCTTTCCATGCCCTTTGCAACTTCAAGAACGACTCACTCTCTGGCCTCAACCAGCAATGAGTCAATCTCTGTTCACCCTATGATCTGTCCCTCCACAGGCAATAAAGGCCTTAATGTGAGGCAGGGGTCTGGTCTACAGACTGCAACAGGAGTTCCATTTTTACACCTTTCAGCAAAAACTCTTGATGGCACAGATTTGGAAAGCTTAAAGAGTAAGCTTGATTTGGGGAACTGTTTAGAGGCACTGTGCTTGGCCAAACAGTGGGGCCAGAACCCTGTGCAGCAAGCAGCCCTTGGAGTCATGTCAGATAACTACCTCCAGGTGCTCAGGGACCCAAACCTTTATGGGCGGCTAATGGCTGGTGAGCGGGAACAAATCCAGAAGCAGAGAATGAGAGGGAGAAGGTTTCTCATGGTGGCAGATATAGACCCTCAAGACTGGGCGAGGAACACAGGGGGGCACacaacagagaaagaggaaagaagtatgtcCAGTGCAGTGTACTATTATGATGACTACAAAGACGCCTGGCATACACTTTGCCTGATCCCTCAGGAGGTCGTCTCTAAAGCCTGTGCCATGTGCACAATGGATAACTACTTATTTGTGGCAGTGGGCTGCCAAGTCACAGACAGAGAAATGATACCCTCAAAGCGAGTGTTTTGCTACAATCCTTTGACATCCATTTGGAAGGAGATCAGTCCTATGAATGAAGCCAGGCCCCGCTGCAAACTGGCAGCACTGGAGGGCTACATCTACGCCATCGGTGGGGAGTGCCTCTCCACAGTGGAACGCTATGACCCGCGATTGGACAGATGGACGTTTGTGGCTCCACTACCCAATGATACATTTGCTGTGGCACATCACGTTACAGTGTGCAATGGAGAGCTTTTTGTTTCTGGGGGAACTCTTAGATGTATGCTTCTGCGCTTTAGCCCCAAAACCAACATCTGGAGGCCAAGTCTGTTAGCAGGCAGCAAAGACAGAACTGCAGATATAATGGCTGTGGGGCGATTTCTATATCGGTTTGATGTTAGCCCTCTGCTGGGTGTCAGTGTGTACCGCTACCACACAGTGGCTCGACTGTGGTATGAGTGCAGCTCCAAACGGCTCCTCCATTGCCCTGCTTTCCAGTGTGTTGCAATTGATGACACAATCTATTGTGTCAGCCGCCAGTTCACCATGAGGTTTGAGGCTGATGAGATCTCTCCTGCTTTCAAAGATGAGGATTTGAGTGTCCTTCCTGCGGCGAAGGGCATACTTTTCCCCTTTGTCCTCTCGCTCCCTGATAAGAAACCTCGCCAGACCAGTGTGTAA
- the cfap107 gene encoding cilia- and flagella-associated protein 107, which produces MDLDKWAQTGWKIEQKYANKVLLGNWAEERLQFTREPKTSNSTNRVDYRPHWDFKPDDFERRSALLRAEGLPSKLLFAHHSTPSSHYLVTHYEESYGCKHINASPTQRPWHRDSLTLQPERSDHSISALPTNFGPLQSTKRRLEKQQSHLPSLTVYRSAYQRHPLSAFCQSHFARTSRILSSHLHAANHNNKDLDLRHRSLLQVPDHCFSLLPPSEQAQREHCASHAAC; this is translated from the exons ATGGACTTGGATAAATGGGCCCAAACCGGATGGAAAATAGAGCAGAAGTATGCAAACAAAGTGCTGTTAGGCAACTGGGCAGAAGAAAGACTTCAG TTCACTCGAGAGCCAAAGACATCCAACAGCACCAATCGTGTAGACTACCGGCCCCACTGGGACTTCAAGCCAGACGACTTTGAGAGAAGATCTGCCCTGCTGAGAGCTGAG GGACTTCCATCCAAGCTGCTCTTTGCCCACCATAGCACACCATCCTCTCATTATTTGGTCACACATTATGAAGAGAGCTATGGGTGTAAGCACATCAATGCTTCACCCACTCAGCGACCCTGGCATCGAGACAGCTTGACATTGCAGCCTGAGAGGTCTGACCATTCAATTTCTG CCCTTCCAACCAACTTTGGCCCACTGCAGTCCACAAAGCGCCGTTTGGAAAAGCAGCAGTCACACCTCCCATCACTGACTGTGTACAGGTCAGCGTACCAAAGGCACCCACTTAGTGCCTTCTGCCAGAGCCACTTTGCCAGGACTTCACGCATACTCTCCAGCCACCTCCATGCAGCCAATCACAACAACAAGGACCTGGATCTGAGACACCGCTCGCTGCTACAAGTCCCAGACCATTGTTTCAGTTTACTTCCACCATCAGAACAGGCACAGAGAGAACACTGTGCCTCACATGCTGCTTGTTAA